Genomic window (Nitrospirota bacterium):
GGACCTCGTAACAGGAAAGATCTCCAGCCATGCTGCAGATGCGGTATGTCTCTGTACCGGCGGGTATGCAAATGTTTTTTATCTTTCGACCAATGCCATGGGTTCAAACGTAACCGCTGCATATCGCGCGTACAAAAAAGGGGCCTTATTTGCGAATCCCTGTTTTACCCAGATACACCCGACCTGCATACCGGTGACCGGTGACCATCAGTCGAAACTGACCTTGATGTCCGAGTCCCTCAGGAACGACGGAAGGGTGTGGGTGCCGAAGACAGGAGCAGATGCAAGGCATCTGAAAGATATACCGGAAGAGGAAAGGGACTATTTCCTCGAAAGAAAATATCCGGGCTTCGGAAACCTCGCACCCAGGGATATCGCGTCACGTGCAGCAAAAGAGGTCTGCGATGAAGGCCGCGGAGTGGGCCCGGGCGGCAGAGGAGTGTACCTCGATTTCAGCAATGCCATAGGCCGTCTCGGCAGGGAGAAGATCGCGGAACGGTACGGCAACCTTTTCGAGATGTATGAAAAGATCACCGCTGAGAACGCCTATGAGCAGCCCATGAGGATCTATCCTGCTCCGCACTATACGATGGGCGGGCTCTGGGTTGACTACAATCTCCAGAGCACCATACCTGGACTGTTTGTGCTTGGCGAGGCCAACTTCTCAGACCACGGCGCAAACCGCCTTGGTGCGAGCGCTCTCATGCAGGGACTTGCAGACGGGTATTTCATCATCCCCTCCACAATAGCCGACTACCTTGCCAGAACTGTTCCCGGCCAGGCCTCTGCCGAACAGCCTGAGTTTCAAAAATCGCAGGAGCAGGTCGAGACAATGGCGCAAAAACTGCTTTCGATCAAGGGTAAAAAAACAGCAAACGATTTCCATCGTGATCTTGGCAGGATCATGTGGGAAAATGTCGGCATGGCAAGGAGCAGAGAAAGTCTCAACCGTGCATTGAAGCTCATACCGGAACTCAGGGCAGAGTTTTGGGAGAATGTGAGGATCCCAGGCAGCAGGTCAGAACTGAATCAGGAACTTGAGAAGGCAGGTCGTGTTGCAGACTTCCTCGATTTCGCAGAACTTATGGCACTTGATGCGCTTCATCGCGAAGAATCCTGCGGCGGACACTTCAGAATCGAGCATCAGATGCCGGACGGCGAGGCCAGGCGGGACGACGATCATTTCTCTTACGCAGCAGCATGGGAGTTCAAGGGGCCTGACAGCAACCCCGAACTCCACAAAGAGCCTCTTGTCTTTGAGAATATACAGCTTGCAACGAGGAGCTATAAATAATGGACCTGACCCTTTTCGTCTGGAGACAGAAGGGCCCTGCGGACAAGGGAAGACTTGAAGAGCTCCCGGCTGCAGGCATCAGCCCTGACATGTCGTTCCTTGAGATGCTTGATTTGGTGAACGAGGAACTGATCAGAAAGGGCAAAGAGCCCATAGCCTTTGACCATGACTGCAGGGAAGGTATCTGCGGCATGTGTTCCCAGGTGATAAACGGCATCCCCCACGGCCCGCAGAAAAAAACTACGGTCTGTCAACTGCATATGCGCAACTTTAGAGATGGCGATACTATTTATATTGAACCCTGGAAGGCAAGGGCCTTCCCGGTGATCAAAGACCTGATTGTTGACAGAAGCAGCCTTGACCGCATTATCCAGTCTGGCGGGTACGTGTCAGTGCATACAGGTGGCGTTCCGGACGCAAATACTGTGCTGATATCCAAAGAGGAGGCTGATACTGCGATGGATGCGGCCGAATGCATAGGATGCGGCGCATGCGTGGCAGCCTGTCCTAATGGTTCAGCCATGCTCTTTACAGGAGCAAAGGTGTCGCATCTGGCAGCGCTTCCTCAGGGAAGGATAGAGGCTGCACGGCGCGTCTGCATGATGACCGCTGCAATGCTCAAGGAGGGTTTCGGCAACTGCAGCAACCACTATGAATGCGAGGCTGTATGCCCGAAAGGCATCAAGGCAAAGTTCATCGCAACATTGAACCGGGAATATATAAAGGCCATACCCGGGGAGCTGATCAAAGTCAGGGGAAAGAGCGGCAGTGATTAGGACCGGCAGCTTACTGCACTATTTACCTCTTGCATTTCTAAAGAACATTCTATAAGATTTAATTATAAGCTTATAATTTAAAGCCTATGCTAATGAGCAATAATACAAACCGTCGTAAGGAGGAACCATGAAACGTCTGAGCCTTATCATTCTTATGTCCTTTGTGCTGAGCCTTATTGCCTCATCGCTTTTCGCAGCAGATACCTTTGACCTTGTTATCCCGCTGCCTCTGACAGGCAAGCAGGCAAAGTTCGGCGAGATGATGAAAAGATCCTATGAGATCGCAGCAGAAGAGATCAATGCCAAGGGCGGCATCAAGAAAAAGAAAATTAACCTCTCGTTTGAAGATTCCGGCGCTAAGCCCGAGACGGCCCGCGCCATTGTCGAGAAGCTGATCGACACCAAGAAACAGCCGATCATTGTGGGAGAATACACCTCAGCGTGTGCAAAGGCGGTTGCTGCCGTTGCCGAGGAGCGGAAGACCCCCTATCTCGTGGTTGCCAGCGCTGACGATGACATCACCCAGAAGCATTACAAGTACGTATTCCGCCAGAACCCGGTCAATGCCCATTACAGCGACGCTGTTATCGACTTCATCAAGAATGTGGTTAAACCCAAAACCATTGCTATCCTTTTTGAAAGCTCTGCTTTCGGCACATCAGGAGCTGACGCTATGGTGAAAGATGCCGAGAAGGCAGGCATTAAGGTGGTACTGAAAGAGAAGTACGAGGCAGGCTCTGTGGACTTCAAGCCTCTTCTTTCGAAGGTCAAGGCAGCCCAGCCCGACGTTCTTTATATGGTCTCGTATGTTATGGATGCCTCACTCCTGATGAAGCAGATCAAGGAGCTGAGGATCGATGCCAAGCTCTTTGCCGGAGGGGCAGCAGGATTTGCTATCCCTGAGTTCATTGATAATGCAAAGGACGCGGCAGAATATGTGATCACTGCAACGCTCTGGACAACGCAGCTTAAATACCCGGGCTCAAAAGAATATGCAGAGAAATACAAAAAGAAATACGGCGACTATCCTTCTTATCATGGAGCATCAGCCTATTCAGCCCTTTTCGTGACCAAAGAAGCGCTCGAAAAGGCAAAGGACTGGACTCCTGAGGGAATACGTGCTAGCCTTAAGGCAACGAATATGACAACAGCCTTCGGCCCTGTAAAATTCGAAGACAAGGAAGGCTATCAGAACCAGAATTTCTCTGATACCTATGTGCTGCAGGTCATTAAAGGAGAGCATGAGACCATCTGGCCTGAAAAACATGCAAGCAAAAAATATGTATACCCCATGCCGACCTGGAGAGAGAGAAGGTAATTCATTAATATGAGTAAAACCGGTTAATACCACATGACATCTGCAGGGCTTGAAGTTCTGCTGCAGACGCTGATATCAGGCCTCCTCCTTGGAGGCCTGTATGCCCTTATCGGCATCGGCATGACCCTGATCATGGGCGTCATGAAGATCATCAACCTCGCCCATGGCGAACTGATGATGGTCGGCATGTATATCGCCTATGTGCTCTTTTCCTCGTTTCATATCGACCCCTATCTGTCAATACTGATCGCTGCTCCGGTTCTTTTTTTCCTCGGCATATTTATTCAGAAGTACCTCATAAATCCGGTGCTGAAGGTTGAAGCTATCATACCCGAAAACCAGGTCATCCTTACCGTAGGCATCGGCATGGTGCTTGCCAACATCGCCACGATCATTTTCTCGTCAGATTACAAGACCACTCCGGTCGAATATGCGACAAAGGCCTGGTACC
Coding sequences:
- a CDS encoding ABC transporter substrate-binding protein, producing the protein MKRLSLIILMSFVLSLIASSLFAADTFDLVIPLPLTGKQAKFGEMMKRSYEIAAEEINAKGGIKKKKINLSFEDSGAKPETARAIVEKLIDTKKQPIIVGEYTSACAKAVAAVAEERKTPYLVVASADDDITQKHYKYVFRQNPVNAHYSDAVIDFIKNVVKPKTIAILFESSAFGTSGADAMVKDAEKAGIKVVLKEKYEAGSVDFKPLLSKVKAAQPDVLYMVSYVMDASLLMKQIKELRIDAKLFAGGAAGFAIPEFIDNAKDAAEYVITATLWTTQLKYPGSKEYAEKYKKKYGDYPSYHGASAYSALFVTKEALEKAKDWTPEGIRASLKATNMTTAFGPVKFEDKEGYQNQNFSDTYVLQVIKGEHETIWPEKHASKKYVYPMPTWRERR
- a CDS encoding fumarate reductase/succinate dehydrogenase flavoprotein subunit translates to MILDGKCPTGPLAEKWDKRRQDLKLVNPANKRKYKILVVGTGLAGASAAATLGELGYQVEAFCFQDSPRRGHSIAAQGGINAAKNYPSDGDSIFRLFYDTIKGGDFRSREANVYRLATLSNNIIDQCVAQGVPLARDYAGYLDNRSFGGAQVSRTFYARGQTGQQLLLGAYAALSRQVKAGTVRLFPRTEMLDLVLINNEAKGITIRDLVTGKISSHAADAVCLCTGGYANVFYLSTNAMGSNVTAAYRAYKKGALFANPCFTQIHPTCIPVTGDHQSKLTLMSESLRNDGRVWVPKTGADARHLKDIPEEERDYFLERKYPGFGNLAPRDIASRAAKEVCDEGRGVGPGGRGVYLDFSNAIGRLGREKIAERYGNLFEMYEKITAENAYEQPMRIYPAPHYTMGGLWVDYNLQSTIPGLFVLGEANFSDHGANRLGASALMQGLADGYFIIPSTIADYLARTVPGQASAEQPEFQKSQEQVETMAQKLLSIKGKKTANDFHRDLGRIMWENVGMARSRESLNRALKLIPELRAEFWENVRIPGSRSELNQELEKAGRVADFLDFAELMALDALHREESCGGHFRIEHQMPDGEARRDDDHFSYAAAWEFKGPDSNPELHKEPLVFENIQLATRSYK
- a CDS encoding succinate dehydrogenase/fumarate reductase iron-sulfur subunit, yielding MDLTLFVWRQKGPADKGRLEELPAAGISPDMSFLEMLDLVNEELIRKGKEPIAFDHDCREGICGMCSQVINGIPHGPQKKTTVCQLHMRNFRDGDTIYIEPWKARAFPVIKDLIVDRSSLDRIIQSGGYVSVHTGGVPDANTVLISKEEADTAMDAAECIGCGACVAACPNGSAMLFTGAKVSHLAALPQGRIEAARRVCMMTAAMLKEGFGNCSNHYECEAVCPKGIKAKFIATLNREYIKAIPGELIKVRGKSGSD